The following are encoded together in the Bos indicus x Bos taurus breed Angus x Brahman F1 hybrid chromosome 24, Bos_hybrid_MaternalHap_v2.0, whole genome shotgun sequence genome:
- the LOC113882647 gene encoding S-methyl-5'-thioadenosine phosphorylase-like: MSSGATPAAVKIGIIGGTGLDDPEILEGRTEKYVDTPFGKPSDALVLGKIKNVDCVLLARHGRQHTIMPSKVNYQANIWALKEEGCTHVIVTTACGSLKEEIQPGDIIIIDQFIDRTTRRLQTFYDGNHSCARGVCHIPMADPFCPKTREVLIETAKKLGLQCHSKGTVITIEGPRFSSRAESIMFQTWGADVINMTTVPEVVLAKEAGICYESIAMATDYDCWKEHEEAVSVDRVLKTLKENANKAKSLLLTTIPQIGSMEWSETLHNMKKMAQFSVLLPRH, encoded by the coding sequence ATGTCCTCAGGTGCCACTCCCGCTGCCGTGAAGATTGGAATAATTGGTGGAACAGGCCTGGATGATCCAGAAATCTTAGAAGGAAGAACCGAAAAATATGTGGATACTCCATTTGGCAAGCCTTCTGATGCCTTAGTTTTGGGGAAGATAAAGAATGTTGATTGCGTCCTCCTTGCAAGGCATGGGAGGCAGCACACCATCATGCCTTCGAAAGTCAACTATCAGGCGAACATCTGGGCTCTGAAGGAGGAGGGCTGCACACATGTCATAGTGACCACAGCTTGCGGTTCCTTGAAGGAAGAGATTCAGCCTGGCGACATCATCATTATTGATCAGTTCATTGACAGGACTACCAGAAGGCTTCAGACCTTCTATGATGGAAATCATTCCTGTGCCAGAGGAGTGTGCCATATTCCAATGGCTGACCCATTCTGCCCTAAAACAAGAGAGGTCCTCATAGAGACTGCTAAGAAGTTAGGACTCCAGTGCCACTCAAAAGGGACAGTGATCACCATTGAGGGACCTCGTTTCAGCTCCCGGGCAGAAAGCATCATGTTCCAGACCTGGGGGGCAGATGTTATCAACATGACCACAGTTCCAGAGGTGGTTCTTGCTAAGGAGGCGGGAATTTGCTACGAAAGTATCGCCATGGCAACAGATTATGATTGCTGGAAGGAGCATGAGGAAGCGGTTTCAGTGGACCGGGTCTTAAAGACCCTGAAAGAAAATGCCAATAAAGCCAAAAGCTTACTTCTCACTACCATACCTCAGATAGGATCCATGGAATGGTCAGAAACCCTCCATAATATGAAGAAAATGGcccagttttctgttttgttaccaAGACATTAA